The following proteins come from a genomic window of Natrinema saccharevitans:
- a CDS encoding carbohydrate ABC transporter permease, protein MSQSEPPGGVFGLSYDGETRVIEALKLVSTGIIVLVGAWPIYWMTQLAFTEYETVEDAVTVFPAPDIFTLDNFNVLTEPEMYTYMFNTVVVAIGTIVTVVLVSLLAGYGLARLDFPQKENFARVLLIGYLFSPIVIGIPLYQIWQNIGLLGTRFGLIIALSAISMPFAVWLMWKYIMTIPEAHEEAAWVDGASRWRGFRDVVVPQCRPAIIAAALFAFALAWNDFTFAQILLPQTDTTTFAPGILRAMGQAQFLPQAYLMAISLAMTLPPLLFAYFMQSYLLKGFQVRAL, encoded by the coding sequence ATGAGTCAAAGCGAACCACCGGGAGGCGTCTTCGGCCTCTCATACGACGGCGAGACGCGCGTCATCGAAGCACTGAAACTCGTCAGCACCGGGATCATCGTTCTCGTCGGTGCGTGGCCGATCTACTGGATGACCCAGTTGGCCTTTACCGAGTACGAGACGGTCGAGGACGCGGTCACCGTCTTCCCCGCGCCGGACATCTTCACGCTGGACAACTTCAACGTCCTGACCGAGCCGGAGATGTACACCTACATGTTCAACACGGTCGTGGTGGCTATCGGGACCATCGTGACGGTCGTCCTCGTCTCGCTGCTCGCCGGTTACGGCCTCGCACGACTGGATTTCCCCCAGAAGGAGAACTTCGCTCGAGTCCTCCTGATCGGCTACCTCTTCAGCCCGATCGTCATCGGGATCCCGCTCTATCAGATCTGGCAGAACATCGGCCTGCTCGGGACTCGCTTCGGGCTCATCATCGCCCTGTCTGCGATCTCGATGCCGTTCGCGGTCTGGCTGATGTGGAAGTACATCATGACGATCCCGGAGGCCCACGAGGAGGCCGCCTGGGTCGACGGCGCGTCCCGGTGGCGGGGCTTCCGCGACGTCGTCGTTCCCCAGTGCCGGCCGGCGATCATCGCCGCGGCGCTGTTTGCCTTCGCGCTCGCGTGGAACGACTTCACGTTCGCGCAGATCCTCCTGCCCCAGACCGACACCACGACGTTCGCGCCCGGTATCCTCCGGGCGATGGGACAGGCGCAGTTCCTGCCCCAGGCCTACCTGATGGCGATTTCACTGGCCATGACGCTGCCGCCGCTGCTGTTTGCCTACTTCATGCAGAGCTACCTGCTGAAGGGGTTCCAGGTCAGAGCCCTCTGA
- a CDS encoding carbohydrate ABC transporter permease, whose protein sequence is MASETGESIRPGRAYIPWDDLPVKRETVAGIGTVLPVVVLYLLIAVLPVAFAFWASLHEIHTLNPEWQWAGLANYREVLNISTFWGSLWRGIVYMVGSTLLQLGVGLWMALVLNRITRGQKLLTAVVFTAYLIPTIIVSLVALRVFDPAGGVFQMIGSDWLGLWGGREAPLGSRDWAMRLLILIGTWKFAVFVTIFTLAQLRAIPDRFYEAAKVCGANRWQMFRDITLPRLMGIVTVVVLLRSVFMFNKFDIIWQLTEGGPGNATTTLPVLAYKTVYTDQAYGLANAIAVVMFLFLLASAIIYFQLFNPSEEVETTT, encoded by the coding sequence ATGGCCAGTGAAACCGGAGAATCGATACGGCCTGGCAGGGCGTACATTCCGTGGGACGACCTGCCGGTAAAGCGGGAGACGGTCGCGGGAATCGGGACCGTACTTCCGGTCGTCGTCCTGTACTTGCTCATCGCGGTGCTTCCAGTCGCGTTCGCGTTCTGGGCATCGTTACACGAGATCCACACGCTCAATCCGGAGTGGCAGTGGGCCGGCCTCGCGAACTATCGGGAGGTCCTGAACATCTCAACGTTCTGGGGCTCGCTGTGGCGGGGGATCGTCTACATGGTCGGCAGTACCCTCCTCCAACTCGGCGTCGGGCTCTGGATGGCGCTGGTGCTGAACCGCATCACCCGCGGGCAGAAGCTGCTCACCGCGGTGGTCTTTACGGCCTACCTGATCCCGACGATCATCGTCTCGCTGGTGGCGCTGCGGGTGTTCGATCCGGCCGGTGGCGTCTTCCAGATGATCGGCTCCGACTGGCTCGGACTGTGGGGCGGACGGGAGGCCCCGCTGGGTTCCCGCGACTGGGCGATGCGGCTGCTGATCCTCATCGGGACCTGGAAGTTCGCCGTCTTCGTCACCATCTTCACGCTCGCGCAGTTGCGCGCGATTCCCGATCGGTTCTACGAGGCGGCCAAGGTCTGTGGCGCGAACCGGTGGCAGATGTTCCGCGACATCACGCTGCCGCGTCTCATGGGGATCGTGACAGTCGTCGTCTTGCTCCGGTCGGTCTTCATGTTCAACAAGTTCGACATCATCTGGCAGCTCACCGAGGGCGGCCCCGGAAACGCCACGACGACGCTGCCCGTGCTGGCCTACAAGACCGTCTACACGGACCAGGCCTACGGCCTCGCTAACGCGATCGCCGTAGTTATGTTCCTGTTCCTGCTGGCGTCGGCGATCATCTACTTCCAACTCTTCAACCCCAGCGAGGAGGTGGAGACGACGACATGA
- a CDS encoding ABC transporter substrate-binding protein → MTRDSINRRRVLTGAGVGIAGAMAGCLGGGGGDDDVQFLTDYYNDAWQSVWDDLEPQFEDETDIPMSIEEAGMSGSQESRLSQLIQAGNPPEANTSTFDQVADIWETDQLETVNDVVSSIEEVNGEVNTNAFLGEDDNFYQIPHGLYVSNFQYRADVYDDLGLDEPETFSDVLENAEAINDAGGQWEDMRGYGLAGAPTGKSQDEMLVLLASAGISGIGLRWQDPDARDELEIWWPEETVIEVLEYVDELSQYSPDPTNIGWASSLSSWVQGNYGQCYHLNAWPVGVTAQTAEAEDSDALRSVAENTEIIAYPMQDGVDPSENWLSSPAPDGYHVFANSERPGDTKEWFEWLYADSMERTVSFYETDPGRFLPTYSDVLGSDAFQNQDIFQAHPHLLEKLQYVQDEIWGNHYDSVDEANTSSPVSLYMQRQWFYGEMINRVVTDSMTPQEAYDWGYGQLEEAFAEAQDTFG, encoded by the coding sequence ATGACACGGGATTCCATCAACAGGCGACGGGTGCTTACGGGTGCAGGTGTAGGGATCGCTGGGGCAATGGCCGGTTGTCTCGGTGGCGGCGGCGGTGACGACGACGTCCAGTTCCTCACGGACTACTACAACGACGCGTGGCAATCGGTCTGGGACGACCTCGAGCCCCAGTTCGAGGACGAGACCGACATCCCCATGTCTATCGAGGAAGCGGGGATGTCCGGGAGTCAGGAGTCGCGGCTCTCGCAGCTGATTCAGGCGGGCAATCCGCCGGAGGCGAACACCTCCACGTTCGACCAGGTGGCCGACATCTGGGAGACGGACCAGCTCGAGACCGTCAACGACGTCGTCTCGTCGATCGAGGAGGTAAACGGCGAGGTAAACACCAACGCGTTCCTCGGTGAGGACGACAACTTCTACCAGATCCCGCACGGACTGTACGTCTCGAACTTCCAGTACCGGGCCGACGTCTACGACGACCTCGGACTGGACGAGCCGGAGACGTTCAGCGACGTCCTCGAGAACGCCGAGGCGATCAACGACGCCGGCGGCCAGTGGGAGGACATGCGCGGGTACGGGCTGGCAGGGGCGCCGACCGGCAAGAGTCAGGACGAAATGCTCGTCCTGCTCGCGAGCGCGGGCATCTCCGGCATCGGGCTCCGTTGGCAGGACCCGGACGCCCGCGACGAACTCGAGATCTGGTGGCCCGAGGAGACGGTGATCGAGGTACTGGAGTACGTGGACGAACTCTCACAGTACTCGCCCGATCCGACGAACATCGGGTGGGCCAGCTCGCTCAGCAGTTGGGTGCAGGGGAACTACGGCCAGTGTTACCACCTCAACGCGTGGCCGGTCGGCGTCACCGCACAGACCGCCGAAGCAGAGGACAGCGACGCGCTGCGTTCGGTCGCCGAAAACACCGAGATCATCGCGTACCCGATGCAGGACGGTGTCGATCCGAGCGAGAACTGGCTGTCCTCGCCGGCCCCCGACGGCTACCACGTCTTCGCGAACTCCGAGCGGCCGGGCGACACCAAGGAGTGGTTCGAGTGGCTCTACGCCGATAGCATGGAGCGTACCGTGAGCTTCTACGAGACGGACCCCGGTCGGTTCCTCCCGACCTACTCCGACGTCCTCGGCTCGGACGCGTTCCAGAACCAGGACATCTTCCAGGCACATCCGCACCTGCTCGAGAAACTCCAGTACGTTCAGGACGAGATCTGGGGCAACCACTACGACAGCGTCGACGAGGCCAACACCTCCTCGCCGGTGTCACTGTACATGCAGCGACAGTGGTTCTACGGCGAGATGATCAACCGAGTGGTCACCGACTCGATGACTCCACAGGAGGCCTACGACTGGGGCTACGGGCAACTCGAAGAGGCCTTCGCAGAGGCACAGGACACGTTCGGATAA
- a CDS encoding molybdopterin-dependent oxidoreductase, translated as MVRSRVRRAVVRVRPWLPAVAVALAAGLAAVGGSYLAVGRRPAFVVTPFDRLVVALSPDALVTFAITQLGTLGHHLAFLTAIGVACATLGLATLPGVAVLLGNRPELGALDRGLGMAVVGVLLGQVLPAALAFGLTRSRPSALGAAAGVGIVLLVTAVAAALAVGADRPLGSLERRRVLGSLGAAIGVSALAVFVRGSGEESFPSPLEIPEDARPEVRDALTRAKERSFEVQGLEPLVSTDFYQVDIGNVDPDVDPGEWSLSITGAVAEEREYDFGDLESMTLEDRFVTLRCVGDRLNGRQMDTALWSGVPVADLLEAAGPEGDRVILHGADDYYNEFPIDALWPGLLAYRMNGRPLPRAHGAPLRALVPGHWGEINVKWLTEIEVRDEDTMGYWEHRGWHGTGPVETVAKLWQTNYLGSGRYEVAGHAYAGTRGIETVEVSTDGGDTWTEAELSEPLPGDDVWRQWRHEYGAGGRHEVIVRARDGNGALQIPEEDGPKPDGATGWVSETVGPQ; from the coding sequence ATGGTGAGGTCACGCGTACGGAGGGCGGTCGTCCGGGTGCGGCCGTGGCTGCCCGCGGTCGCGGTGGCGCTCGCTGCGGGACTGGCCGCCGTCGGTGGATCGTATCTGGCCGTCGGTCGGCGACCGGCGTTCGTCGTGACGCCGTTCGACCGGCTCGTCGTCGCGCTCAGCCCCGACGCGCTCGTCACCTTCGCGATCACCCAGCTCGGGACCCTCGGGCATCACCTGGCGTTTCTGACGGCCATCGGAGTGGCGTGTGCGACCCTCGGGCTGGCCACCCTGCCCGGTGTGGCGGTTCTGCTGGGGAACCGGCCGGAACTCGGCGCGCTGGACCGCGGGCTCGGCATGGCCGTCGTCGGCGTCCTCCTCGGACAGGTCCTGCCGGCCGCGCTCGCGTTCGGACTGACGCGGTCCCGGCCGTCGGCGCTCGGTGCCGCAGCCGGGGTTGGGATCGTCCTGCTCGTAACTGCCGTGGCGGCCGCCCTCGCCGTCGGCGCGGATCGTCCCCTCGGCTCGCTCGAGCGACGACGCGTCCTCGGCTCGCTCGGGGCGGCGATCGGCGTGAGCGCGCTCGCCGTGTTCGTCCGCGGCTCCGGCGAGGAGTCGTTCCCCTCACCGCTCGAGATCCCCGAGGACGCCCGACCCGAGGTCAGAGACGCGCTCACGCGCGCGAAAGAGCGATCGTTCGAGGTGCAGGGTCTCGAGCCGCTCGTCAGTACGGACTTCTATCAGGTCGACATCGGTAACGTCGATCCCGACGTCGACCCCGGGGAGTGGTCGCTCTCGATCACGGGGGCGGTCGCCGAGGAGCGAGAGTACGACTTTGGGGACCTCGAGTCGATGACGCTGGAAGACCGCTTCGTCACGCTGCGGTGCGTCGGCGACCGGCTCAACGGCCGCCAGATGGACACCGCCCTCTGGAGCGGCGTGCCCGTCGCCGACCTGCTCGAGGCGGCGGGTCCCGAGGGCGACCGGGTGATCCTGCACGGTGCCGACGACTACTACAACGAGTTTCCGATCGACGCGCTGTGGCCGGGGCTGTTGGCCTATCGGATGAACGGCCGGCCGCTGCCGCGAGCACACGGGGCCCCGTTGCGCGCGCTCGTGCCGGGCCACTGGGGCGAGATCAACGTGAAGTGGTTGACGGAGATCGAGGTCCGGGACGAGGACACCATGGGCTACTGGGAACACCGCGGCTGGCACGGCACCGGGCCGGTCGAGACGGTCGCCAAGCTCTGGCAGACCAACTATCTGGGAAGCGGCCGGTACGAGGTCGCCGGGCACGCCTACGCCGGCACCAGGGGGATCGAGACCGTCGAGGTGTCGACCGACGGCGGCGACACCTGGACCGAGGCCGAACTCTCGGAGCCCCTGCCCGGCGACGACGTCTGGCGACAGTGGCGACACGAGTACGGGGCCGGCGGGCGCCACGAGGTGATCGTCCGGGCCCGCGACGGGAACGGGGCCCTCCAGATCCCCGAGGAGGACGGCCCGAAGCCGGACGGGGCGACCGGCTGGGTGTCCGAAACCGTCGGCCCGCAATGA
- a CDS encoding MFS transporter, whose protein sequence is MSEEATYSTGEIRTIALAVIAGVFFGGVATGVAFPTLPLLDEKLVISAVMLSVILSANRIGRLFMNTPAGTIIDQYGARTPMIFGLFTQALAPFGYIVGLKTPPTHLGTVPLLGDVSLPGLVFVLARLFWGVGSAFVFIGAFATITYVTTADNRGRWVGYMRGGQSLGFPTGLVVGGVLTDLASMQTAFLAAGVLALVAGIVATLVLPDVHGGADGGRAAKLREVPALLAGNPTVVLIGYGNFAVRFLWGGIILSTLARYASDYGLELSALGAAGISGIVMGLGVITSGSMTIVTGWISDMVSDRTLLTVPAFLAMGAGFLVIAYVPTIEALLGAIVLVGAGMGSAAPALLAIMGDLTPGDELGRMGGVYQVMGDVGLSLGPLVAIPAVDLWFGYQLTYVLCAALVFSCLTIVSLPLLRNPEVSRAGVKAD, encoded by the coding sequence ATGTCTGAGGAGGCCACCTACTCGACGGGGGAGATCCGGACGATCGCGCTCGCGGTCATCGCGGGCGTCTTCTTCGGCGGCGTCGCGACCGGAGTCGCGTTCCCGACGCTGCCGTTGCTCGACGAGAAGCTCGTCATCTCGGCGGTCATGCTGAGCGTGATCCTCTCGGCCAACCGGATCGGGCGGCTGTTCATGAACACGCCCGCCGGGACGATCATCGACCAGTACGGCGCGCGGACGCCGATGATCTTCGGCCTGTTCACGCAGGCGCTCGCGCCCTTTGGCTACATCGTCGGGCTCAAGACGCCGCCGACCCACCTCGGGACGGTGCCGCTGCTGGGAGACGTGTCGCTGCCGGGGCTGGTCTTCGTGCTGGCGCGGCTGTTCTGGGGGGTCGGCAGCGCCTTCGTCTTCATCGGCGCGTTCGCGACGATCACCTACGTCACGACGGCCGACAACCGCGGCCGCTGGGTCGGCTACATGCGCGGCGGCCAGTCGCTTGGCTTCCCCACCGGCCTCGTCGTCGGCGGCGTGTTGACCGATCTGGCCAGCATGCAGACCGCCTTTCTCGCGGCGGGCGTCCTCGCGCTGGTCGCCGGCATCGTCGCGACGCTCGTCCTGCCCGACGTCCACGGCGGTGCCGACGGGGGCAGAGCCGCCAAGCTCCGGGAGGTCCCCGCCCTGCTCGCGGGCAACCCGACCGTCGTCCTGATCGGCTACGGCAACTTCGCCGTCCGTTTTCTCTGGGGCGGGATCATCCTCTCGACGCTGGCCCGCTACGCCAGCGACTACGGCCTCGAGCTGTCGGCGCTGGGCGCGGCCGGCATCAGCGGGATCGTGATGGGACTGGGCGTGATCACCTCGGGGTCCATGACGATCGTGACCGGCTGGATCTCGGATATGGTCAGCGATCGGACGCTGCTGACGGTCCCGGCCTTTCTCGCGATGGGCGCGGGCTTTCTGGTGATCGCCTACGTACCGACCATCGAGGCGCTGCTCGGGGCGATCGTCCTCGTCGGTGCGGGGATGGGGTCGGCTGCGCCCGCACTGCTCGCGATCATGGGCGATCTCACGCCCGGCGACGAACTCGGGCGGATGGGCGGCGTCTATCAGGTGATGGGCGACGTCGGGCTCAGTCTCGGTCCCCTCGTCGCCATCCCCGCGGTGGATCTCTGGTTCGGCTACCAGTTGACCTACGTCCTCTGTGCGGCGCTCGTCTTCAGTTGCCTGACGATCGTCTCGCTGCCGCTGCTGCGCAACCCCGAGGTCTCGCGGGCGGGCGTGAAAGCGGATTGA
- a CDS encoding class I adenylate-forming enzyme family protein, which produces MELDIVSAETLMESPYDGNVANLLERAVAEHPDTIAIEHAGETITYRDFGDRVARFADGLRELGLAAGDRVGVYMPNGIDFCTAVWACCHAGIIASPLNPEYRRREIEYQLDHADAEAVLVEGSADEYVREAVADLETEIVSATAGSDHPSLPELGTDAEAALVDREDEDVLLQPYTSGTTGKPKGVLLTHRNFRVQIAQAVSSYSASPIKGDGIIVLPMYHITGMIGMMASLCAGRTLHLLRPDQWDPELVLRKLDEHDIPSFVGVAAMFVDLLEAYDPDEYDLSTLVRAGQGGDKLPRPTREGFEEALDVPLTEGYGLTETTATSHTIRWSSLGNRPGSVGQPVGHTRSKVVDEDGEEVDPGEEGEILIAGSQVMKGYYKNPEANEEVFTEDGFFRTGDIGTRDEDNYYYIKGREKEMILTGGYNVYPREIEDLLYDHPEIHEAAVFGVPDERRGETVAAAITPAEGAEITADDVEAYVLDELAPYKHPRIVEIRSELPKTGSGKIRKTKLRDEIADERGLEP; this is translated from the coding sequence ATGGAGCTCGATATCGTCTCCGCGGAGACGCTCATGGAGTCGCCCTACGACGGCAACGTCGCGAACCTCCTCGAGCGAGCGGTCGCGGAGCATCCCGACACGATCGCGATCGAACACGCCGGCGAGACCATCACCTACCGCGACTTCGGCGACCGCGTCGCGCGGTTCGCCGACGGCCTCCGGGAACTCGGCCTCGCGGCCGGCGACCGGGTCGGCGTCTACATGCCAAACGGCATCGACTTCTGTACCGCCGTCTGGGCCTGCTGTCACGCCGGGATCATCGCCAGCCCGCTGAACCCCGAGTACCGCCGCCGCGAGATCGAGTACCAGCTCGACCACGCCGACGCCGAGGCGGTACTCGTGGAGGGGTCGGCCGACGAGTACGTCCGCGAGGCCGTCGCCGACCTCGAGACCGAGATCGTCAGCGCGACGGCCGGCAGCGATCACCCCTCGCTGCCGGAGCTGGGTACCGACGCCGAGGCGGCGCTCGTCGACCGGGAAGACGAGGACGTCCTCCTCCAGCCCTACACCTCGGGAACGACGGGGAAGCCGAAGGGCGTCCTGTTGACCCACCGCAACTTCCGGGTCCAGATCGCCCAGGCCGTCTCGAGTTACAGCGCCAGCCCGATCAAAGGCGACGGAATCATCGTCCTGCCGATGTATCACATCACGGGGATGATCGGGATGATGGCCTCGCTGTGTGCCGGTCGGACGCTCCACTTGCTTCGACCCGACCAGTGGGACCCCGAACTCGTCCTCCGGAAACTGGACGAACACGACATTCCCTCGTTCGTCGGCGTCGCCGCGATGTTCGTCGACCTGCTCGAGGCCTACGACCCCGACGAGTACGACCTGTCGACGCTGGTCCGGGCCGGACAGGGCGGGGACAAGCTCCCGCGGCCGACCCGCGAGGGGTTCGAAGAGGCCCTCGACGTACCGCTTACCGAGGGATACGGGCTGACCGAGACGACCGCGACGAGCCACACGATCCGGTGGTCGTCGCTCGGCAATCGGCCCGGCAGCGTCGGCCAGCCGGTGGGTCACACCCGGTCGAAGGTCGTCGACGAGGACGGTGAGGAGGTCGATCCCGGCGAGGAAGGCGAGATACTCATCGCCGGCTCGCAGGTGATGAAAGGCTACTACAAGAATCCCGAGGCCAACGAGGAGGTCTTCACCGAGGACGGCTTCTTCCGGACCGGCGACATCGGGACCCGCGACGAGGACAACTACTACTACATCAAGGGCCGCGAGAAGGAGATGATCCTGACCGGGGGGTACAACGTCTACCCCCGCGAGATCGAGGACCTGCTGTACGACCACCCCGAGATCCACGAGGCCGCGGTCTTCGGCGTTCCCGACGAGCGCCGCGGCGAGACCGTCGCCGCCGCGATCACGCCCGCGGAGGGCGCGGAGATCACCGCCGACGACGTCGAGGCGTACGTCCTCGACGAACTCGCGCCCTACAAACATCCCCGTATCGTCGAGATCCGTTCTGAACTCCCCAAGACCGGCAGCGGAAAGATCCGCAAGACGAAGTTGCGCGACGAGATCGCCGACGAACGCGGGCTCGAACCGTGA
- a CDS encoding SDR family NAD(P)-dependent oxidoreductase: MTVEQFSVDGQTAIVTGSSSGIGKMIVERFADDGANVVVTSREMENVQPVADAINESDRPGEAIAIECDVTDRDAVQDLIDETVAEFGGLDILINNAGASFQAPPSEISENGWKTIVDINLHGTFHCSQLAVEYMRDNGGGRIVNFASVAGTRGSKTMSHYGAAKAGVVNFTTSAAADWAEDGIWVNCIAPGLVATEGVRTQMGVEDDAAEIARTTPDRTIGKPEEVADLAQFLASPASSYMVGETIEIKGIPRLGE; the protein is encoded by the coding sequence ATGACGGTCGAGCAGTTCAGCGTCGACGGGCAGACCGCGATCGTCACCGGCTCCTCGAGCGGGATCGGGAAAATGATCGTCGAGCGGTTCGCCGACGACGGCGCGAACGTGGTCGTCACCTCGCGGGAGATGGAGAACGTCCAGCCGGTCGCGGACGCGATCAACGAGAGCGACCGGCCGGGCGAGGCGATCGCGATCGAGTGCGACGTAACGGACCGCGACGCGGTGCAGGACCTGATCGACGAGACGGTCGCCGAGTTCGGCGGGCTCGACATCCTGATCAACAACGCGGGGGCGAGCTTTCAGGCTCCGCCCTCGGAGATCAGCGAGAACGGCTGGAAGACCATCGTCGACATCAACCTGCACGGGACCTTCCACTGCTCGCAACTGGCCGTCGAGTACATGCGCGACAACGGCGGCGGCCGGATCGTCAACTTCGCCAGCGTCGCGGGCACCCGCGGCTCGAAGACGATGAGCCACTACGGCGCGGCCAAGGCCGGCGTCGTCAACTTCACCACCTCCGCGGCTGCCGACTGGGCCGAGGACGGGATCTGGGTCAACTGCATCGCGCCCGGACTGGTCGCCACCGAGGGCGTCCGTACCCAGATGGGCGTCGAGGACGACGCCGCGGAGATCGCCCGCACCACGCCGGATCGAACCATCGGCAAACCCGAAGAAGTCGCCGACCTCGCGCAGTTCCTCGCCAGCCCCGCCTCGTCGTACATGGTCGGCGAGACGATCGAGATCAAGGGCATTCCCCGCCTCGGCGAGTAA